DNA sequence from the Rhizoctonia solani chromosome 10, complete sequence genome:
CTGTGggaggtcacgtgactaaTGACTGACTAAGAGGGTGAGTAAGCGCGCTTATTCACGCACTTTCCGAATCCGGTGGTTCTAGCACATTCCACCGTTTTCTACCATGATCTCCAGGCCTCTCCGTCCTACGTGCGTTCCTCCCGCAagtatgtatataagccCGCCGCATAGGCCCCACACCTCATCACTTCTCACATTGCTCTGTACCTGATCTACTCTACACGATGTTCACGTTTGCACAACCTTCGTATCACCACCACTACATCCCATACGAGGAGCTAGCAATGCAGCAAGAGCTCCAGCGGCGGCGGCAGATGCAAGCATACATACGCCGACAGCAAGAAGCAGAGGAGATGGAGCGACGTCGGAGAGAGTATGAAGCTGCGGTGCGACGAGCAGAGTACGAGCGGCAAGTTGAGGCGGAGCTGGAGCGACGACGACAAGCAGAACTGCAAAGGCGGCGACAGGCACAGCAGTGTCGTTCGCGGCAGTCAATGTACGATGGAGGGCTTGAGGGTCTTCTCGAGGCTCTGTATGGCGGACAGGGTCATAGGCAAGAGGTAGGTAGAGTGGGTGTGAATGTACAAGAAGTGTGTACTGACCCGGAGCTACAGGACCGTCAGACAAATACTCCACTACGAACACCATCCACACCACCTATGTTTTCGCCTACGCCCAAACCCACTGCGACCGATGCCCCCGCATCATCTACACAATCTCCTGCTCCAGCCGAGCCCAGGTCTGCGGTCGAAACCGAACCAGAAGTAGACGAGCAGCAAATCGACACCGCACCCTCGCACGCTGCAATCCAGTCTATCCTATCTTCGTTCGCCACTCTCCAGTCCGAGTTTACGTTCCCGACCCACATCGACTTTCTACCCGGCCCGTCACCGAAACTTGCATACACAGCCAACAATGCACCGGTGCATGGGTACGAGCACGCGCTGACGGGACTGCTGACGAAACTGGATGGAGTGGAGTCGTACGGAGATGCAGAAGTAAGAAGGGCACGGAAGGAAGCAGTGAATGCGATTGAGAGGGAGCTGGAACGGCTTGACAAGATGAAGACGGACGCATGGAAGAATACCAATGAACCACAAGCCGAAGTATCTGCGATGGAGGCATGCGAGTCTGAGATAGGCACAGCCGAAGTAGACCCGGTATCGGTACCACTGCCTGAAGACATGGACCTGGAGAACGATTCGACAGAAGCGATGGACTCGGACGAACGCACCGTGGATGAACATCCTTCGTTGGCGGTCCTGGATCCAGCCCCAGCCTCTAATGTGCAAACCGAACTTGCTTCACCACCGGACGTCGAGCAGTCTGTTCATGCCGAGTCTGTCGTCAGCCCCACCACTCTTACCACTGTCCCTACATCACATACTATGGGGACCGAGCGTACCATCTCATCAGAACTACCTGGTGATGGGACTGGTAGTACCTTGACAACTTATACTCCTCACGTCGAGTCTCTCGCAAGATcgctcttatccccatcacCTTCGGAGACGAGCGAGTCTGACGTTGAGCTGGAGGACTATGTCGATGTAGAGACGATGTCCACGTCGGGCGAAGAAACAGACGAAGCAGAAGAGGTCAAGAGAGATGGAGACTTGGAGCTGATGCGGGATCGGGATTTGGACTTTTGAGTTTGCTGGTGAATGACTGTACTCTCCGCTCTAATCTGGCTTGTTGATCGTTGTATGCGCTATGTATTATTATTGTGTAGTATTTATGATCCTTTTTTACTTAATTACTAGTAATAAATGGGCCATAGGCTACAATAACTTAATGGGACTGACCATTGAGTACTGCATAAATTCGGAGCCGTAGACTACGCATGGCACCGTGTCGTTGATGCCTCGAGAAGTAGACAATGAGCCACTGCGACTCACCTCGAGTCTTTGATCATACACATAGACTATCTTGAGATAATTATTTCAACATGATGAACTCAGCGACGAAATTGACAGCAGCACACTGCTAATAATAATAGTCATTGCTTTGATTATTCATATCTGTAGTCTCAAATACACTTGTAGAGCATTGAGCGTGGCCCCACTACTGAACTTGGGGTTACGAAAAACAAGCAGAAAATTAATCCCACTGCTCTTTTGCTCGTACTTTCTATCTGATCGAGAGTTGCTCCTTGTCAACGTTGGTACCAAGGATAAACTGACGGTGTTCCTCTGAACGAGGTTCGAATCCGAATTCAAAATCATCTAGTTCACTAGGTCATGGAATAAGTACCTGAATTAGTCTTTGAAGTGTAGGCTCAGTCAAGCTACTCACACTACGAGTGCGTTGTGCTTTGGCTTGATTTGGGGCGTTACTTCCTCGCCGTCGTTATTTTTCTTCTTTGAGAATCTGAACATGGATATCAGCGAGGCAGCGCTGACAAATGCCGCCTCCTCAGCGAAATAGATGCCCGGGCATTTACTATAGGAGTTTATAAATATTGCCTGTGAGACAAAGTTGGTGGTTCATTCTCGAGCGGAATGCATACCGTCTTCCCCACCCAAAAACAGGTGGCCGCGGGACACTAGAATCCAGGTATCTATCTGGGTTGAATTCTTCAGGGTTTTTGTAAAGATGGGGATCACGCGATATAGCCCTAGCGAATGTAGAAGAGAACCATCATATCAATCACAGCAAGCTGTAGTTCCCGGTTAAATACTCACCAAACATTCCCCATACTGATCGATTAATAAGAATAGACAATTGAGCCAGTAGAGTAATTAATTCCATATATATGCAAAGACAAAGTAACGTTCCTTACACAATTGTCTCTTTTTCAATGTGGTATCCTCGATAAATGTCATCTTTAAAGCATACATGGGGCAATCCTGATGCGTGGGTAAGCACGTCTACTTCTTTGGGGCTTCGAGAAATATTTACCAAGCGGAACAACAGGGTACATCCGTAGAACCTCTTCGACCACATTCCTAATGTATGGTAGCCGTTCTTGGTCTTTAATTGTTGGTAAAGTTACTTGGCCGAGGATAGTGTCGAGCTCCTTCTGTGCTCGTAATTGTACATCTGGGTGCAAAACCATTGTAGCTATAAAGTTTAGAAGGAAATTCGCACTCTGAAATGAACGTAGTAGAAGTCAATAAAGTCAATTTTATCCCCTCAGTGAATTGCTTACAGTATCCATCCCGGCTGGTGAGTGATCCGGTATGTTAGACTTCGTTTTGTCCTATGGATACACTTGCAGCTGATTCTCTCACTAACCTCCAAAAAGAATTATCCCAACCTCCTTCAATCGTTCCTCAGTCTCTGCAGGGCTCAGTCCCGAGAGTAGTGCATCGTCATGATTCTGGAGCATAAGACCAAGCAGCGAAATTTGATGAGTTTCTGCAGCCTGAAGGTAGTGGGGGAGATTTATGTTCAAATGCCATTTAGAGGGGAGGGAAGAAATACTCACAACCTGTTCCTTTACCCATTCATAGAGCCTAGTCTTTGCGTCTTCTTGCATTATTCCCCATTCTTTTCCTATGCGTTTCCATCCTGTTCCAGGAAACCAGTCTGGTACATGCAGCATCGCCGGGAATACGTTCACCAGAAAGTCTCACAGTAGCGCAGTTAGTTGAACCGTTAGTGTATTTCATTATATACTTACTTGTTTGCATCCCCGCATGTAAAGCGTGTTCAAATGCGAGTTTTGTCATCGTGAAGAATGGGTCGTCGGGACCTTGTGGTTCATACCCATAAGCGACTTGAAGCATCGACGATCCTGTAGAACTTTGTGGGGTCGTAGGTGATATGTATTAGGAGTCGTTGGCAAATAAGTAGGACCTACAAAAATAATTCGTTTTTGACAGCGTGAAAGGGCTGGGAATGATTTGTGATATTTAACAAGCGTTTCAAAAGCAACCGAGCCTGTCTTTCTTGCATGGGATTAAACTGAACAACAGCGCGCTTGTTGAGCCAATTATTCATTATGCGGCGATAACTACGTGTGAGTTCGCCATATTTAGCCAAGGAAACAGTCTTCGCCCAGTTCATTCTGGATAGGTTAGTCAAGCAAGGGTCAAATCAACAGCAATGGCAGCTTCGGCGTACAATGATGCGTCAGTAACCATTGGTACGGAGGGTCGATCTGAGTAAATTGCTGAACGTTTATCCAAGAGGTCGGATGCAGCCTCGGCAGAGTTAAGGATGACGATTTTCTGGCCAAATAATTCAAGATAAACAATGTCGGCTAAAAATTAGTCGTATATCAGTTTGCATACATGATATCGGGATTGTACCAATTCAGTAGCATACATTTGAGCTTTTCTCCAATTTCCGCAAAAGCAACACATTCTTGGCCTGAAGGAACTGAAAACCAGTTGCCTACGAACGGAAGTGACGCCGGGGATGGTGGGTGCCGAATTTTAGGCCGACGAGTCAAGCGCCAGCATTGGTAAAGGAAAATCGCGGTCAGAGATATAGGGAAGATTGAGGAGCTCAATTGAGTGCTTTTCATGGTGCTATAGTGCCTATCAACGCTCCAAAGTTCAAGGATAGAGAGGGGGAATGCGGTTAAAGTCTCTCAGCTGGCCGGAATTTATCTGGTCATATTTTGTTCAATTTTTCTTCTCCACCGATTCTGTCTGGAGTGTTACGGATAGTACGTACAGAAATTCCATCCGTGTGATTGCTGAGGTAGTTGATTGAATTCTAATCCAGATGCCGAGTCCGCCTCATACCAGCCACTTGTCACACAGTGAACTCCCAAGGTCCGGATTATCCGAACCCCAAATCCGAAACCTAGGGTTTGGAtctttggcaaaatccgacccctGGGTCCGGATTCTGCCAAAAGGGACCGGATAATCCGAACCTTCTGGTTTCACGTGGTCAGCCACTAGCGATTATAGTGAATATATCGCTACCAAAAGGCAACTGCGGGCATGAGAGAGGTTTAATCATCAGACAAAACAAGTAATGTTAATCGATACAAATGATCAAAATTCTGTCCCAGAGCTCTAATTGCTCAACCAAAAATGATAAGAGACTGTCAGAAAACCCTGCTCAACCAAATGCGCATACAAGTAATAAATACTGCCTCAACGCGGCAGGAGTAGGTATTTCATCCATTATGGATTTTGTGCTACAATGGACAATCCCCACTCACGCAACACGCTGCATCTGTTACTAGTGACACAGTCATAATAAAGTTGGCACTGTTCCTGTTATTCTTCCCATTTGTGATGATAACACACGTTCTAACCCGCTCAATTCCACCCTCAATATCAATGGTAAGTGTTGGACTTGTCAGGCGTTATTTATGTCATGCAGATATTATATTATGGCGCTCAAAAGGCATGGTTGAGTCATAACTTCAAGCAACCAAACCGAACACGTGTTTCGGCTATTTCcatgccccccccccctccgcCAACCAATCATAGCCTCGGGGCAATCTT
Encoded proteins:
- a CDS encoding BAG domain protein; amino-acid sequence: MFTFAQPSYHHHYIPYEELAMQQELQRRRQMQAYIRRQQEAEEMERRRREYEAAVRRAEYERQVEAELERRRQAELQRRRQAQQCRSRQSMYDGGLEGLLEALYGGQGHRQEDRQTNTPLRTPSTPPMFSPTPKPTATDAPASSTQSPAPAEPRSAVETEPEVDEQQIDTAPSHAAIQSILSSFATLQSEFTFPTHIDFLPGPSPKLAYTANNAPVHGYEHALTGLLTKLDGVESYGDAEVRRARKEAVNAIERELERLDKMKTDAWKNTNEPQAEVSAMEACESEIGTAEVDPVSVPLPEDMDLENDSTEAMDSDERTVDEHPSLAVLDPAPASNVQTELASPPDVEQSVHAESVVSPTTLTTVPTSHTMGTERTISSELPGDGTGSTLTTYTPHVESLARSLLSPSPSETSESDVELEDYVDVETMSTSGEETDEAEEVKRDGDLELMRDRDLDF
- a CDS encoding cytochrome P450 family protein, translated to MSTERAAPYGNYKGYYKKRGNRTSDPRLKVLPPSLFKDKRVLDVGCNEGWVTCEIALCYQPQEVIGVDIDSELVGRAWRHRREVWNLQSPKASLDKVPFSKSKDEYRENSRIEDATGQEERDAYFPECFPSLFGPVPIPSPSPTFPNNVSFHQNDWANMGCLADELGYDIVVAFSVSKWIHVHNGDEGIKRFFSRVKDVLSARTTRTSPGIFVLEAQPWSGYHNAMRKANLHRPKEQEPLESLKLNPTEFSAVLADLGFSAPKRAGIVGEGADIVYLELFGQKIVILNSAEAASDLLDKRSAIYSDRPSVPMVTDASLMNWAKTVSLAKYGELTRSYRRIMNNWLNKRAVVQFNPMQERQARLLLKRLLNITNHSQPFHAVKNELFFSTGSSMLQVAYGYEPQGPDDPFFTMTKLAFEHALHAGMQTNFLVNVFPAMLHVPDWFPGTGWKRIGKEWGIMQEDAKTRLYEWVKEQVAAETHQISLLGLMLQNHDDALLSGLSPAETEERLKEVGIILFGAGMDTSANFLLNFIATMVLHPDVQLRAQKELDTILGQVTLPTIKDQERLPYIRNVVEEVLRMYPVVPLGLPHVCFKDDIYRGYHIEKETIVMGNVWAISRDPHLYKNPEEFNPDRYLDSSVPRPPVFGWGRRKCPGIYFAEEAAFVSAASLISMFRFSKKKNNDGEEVTPQIKPKHNALVVELDDFEFGFEPRSEEHRQFILGTNVDKEQLSIR